From the Paenibacillus tianjinensis genome, the window GATATTTCCACCGGCAAACTCTACTTTTTGAATAAAGGCATCTACTTCTTCTCTGCTGTTAGCACCAATGGAAAAGATGACTTCTGCGCTATGGGAAGTATCTGCGATTGTTGAACCTGTAAATTTCTCAAACGCCGCATCCGGGAACAGCAGAATCGTCGTTTGGCCTATGACAAGCTTGGATCTCTCGTTACCGACGCTCACCGCATGGAATCCAATCTCGTTGAAAAAGGCAGTTGACCTCTCAACATCCTTAACCGGCAGGTTAATCCAGATCTCCTGTGACATGGCTGTAGCCTCCTGGAATGATTCATGAATTTATTTCGCTGCAGCAATAAGTTCCTTAAGCTCAGGAAGGTTGAAGCCTTTGACCGCATATTCTCCGGATACAGTGACAGGTACTCCCATGAAGCCGAGCTTCTCTACTTCCTCCTGATAGACTGTACTGGTCATAACATCACGCACTTCGAACGGAATGCCTTGTTCTGTGAGCAGCTGTTTTACCTGATTGCAGTCGCTGCAGCCGGAGGTAGAGTAGACAATGACAGACTGGCTCATTTGCTTACGGCCTCCTTGATGGCATCACGGGTGATTTTCCAGTGGGAGGTGTTCCAGCGGACTTCTCCGTCTTCAAGCAGGAAAATTTGCGGAGATTCGTGTTTGATGCCGAATTCTTCAGCAATCTGGTTCGAGACCGGACGGTCTTCAATCACATGAACAATAGCTGCCGGTGTATCGGAGCTCTGTGCAAAGGCCAGAAACTCTTCGTTGGCTTTGGCGCTGATCGGGCAGGTTGTGCTGTGTTTAAAAAGCAGTTTTTTGCCGGGTTGCCCGACATATTGGTGCAGTTCATCCAGCGTATGGAGTTGTTGAATAGACATCGGTAAATCGCCCTCCTGGGATTCTATATTTTTGTAATTAAGATTGTAGCATAGTTCAAAATTAAAGCAAAAAATCCAGCGAAATAAAAGCCTTGACCCTGACACTGGTGTCAGGGTTTATACTGGAAGCAGACCATTTCTCATGAACCCCGGGGAGAATGCCATGAAAATAGGTGAACTTGCAGCGCGGACCGGTGTCAGTGTCCGTTCCCTGCGATATTATGAGCGTCAAGGATTGCTTACACCGCTCCGGGAGGCCAACGGCTACCGTGAGTATTCGCCGCTGGCCGTCGAAACGGTGGAGACGATTAAGCTGTATTTGAATCTGGGGCTGTCGACAGAGGAGATTGCCGGATTTCTGCATTGTGTACTGAAGAATAAAGAGGCCTTCTGTGCAGAGGTGATGCCGCTCTACCGCAGCAAGCTGGAGGAAATTGAACGCCAGATTATAGAACTGAGCCAGATTAAACTCAATCTCCAGCAGCGTATGGCTGCAATGCAGCAGGAACAGCTGGAGAGCGGGACTTCTGAGCACGGAAATGCGGAACTGGAAAATAGTTAGGCGTACAGTCATAGAGTTACGGGAGGGAAGAATTATGGCAATTATAAATGTGGAGCATGCGGAAACCCTGCGGGCGGAGCTGAACCGCAGCGGAACGGTGCTGGTTGATTACGGTGCGCCGAGATGCGGGCCCTGCAGAACGCTGCTGCCGATCCTGGAGGAACTGGATGAGGAGTATGCGGACAGCGTGTCTATAGTTAAGGTGAACTGTGATGAGCTGCCTGAGCTGGCGTCAGAGGCTGGCGTCATGGGCCTGCCTACTGTGGTCGTGTACAGCGGAGGGCAGCCGGTGGAGAAGCTGGTCGGTTTGCGTCCGAAATCCGCCTATCAAGGCGTATTAAGAAAGTATGCTGCGGTGAGCAGCAGTACCAGTTAACACATAGAGGCGGGAAGCGGCATGCCAGGCATGCGCTACCCGCCTTTTTACACATCAGAAAGTAATTATTCAAGGTTTACAAGAGTTATAAGGGCTTATTGTTCATTCAGCACTGATGTAGGCGCTTTGGCAAATGCGGCCGGAACCGGGACAACCTCGTTCTGGTGCAGGGCTTCCAGGATCTCTTCTCTGAGGCTTCCGGTAAATGCGCCCCAGGCCTTTTTGCCGACGCCCAGCTCATCGCGTCCAATGGACTGCAGGGTATCCAGCCAGACCCGCTTGTCATTAATCACTCCCAGCTGCTCCTGAATGTTCTTATAGATTTCTTCATGGGCATGAAATTTCTGATTGAGTGCAAAACCCGCGGCGCTCGCGGTATACCGCAGCTCCTTAGCCGATATTCTTAGCTCATGCAGGGCCTCGAAGGCGGCCTTGGACTCCGCTTCAGGTTCTTTAAACAACGTTTTGCAGGCCTTTTTTTTCTGTTCGAAGGCCACCTCCAGCTCACGCATGACGACGTTTGCGTCCCGTTTGGCGGTCAGGGCTTCCAGGGGTCCGGCGAGAAAAGCCGTCCAGAGCCTGTCCAATTCCTTTCCGGTCAGCTGCGCAAGCCCGGTTTCCAGCTTCTTGCGGTACTCTTTCCGTTTCTCCTTCTGATGCTTAATGACGGCCTTCAGCAGCTCAGCTGTCTTGTCATCGCCGTCTTCCTTCGCCAGTTTGCGCCGCTCTTTGAAGGAATGAATCAGAACATCTGCATCCCTGACCTTGCCGAGCATCTTCTGGGCCTGTTTAAAAGTGCTGTATAGCTCTCCGGTGGAGGAATGATCGGGATCAAGAATCGACAGCAGCGTCAGCAGCTTGCGGCTGTTTACCCTCGCCTGATGAATATCCTCATCTCCGAAATCCTTCAGTGCGTCCTTGCTGTAATCACGGAAGTTAACATAGAGCTTGATCATCGCCTGTTCCCACTGACGGGTCTTACTGGCTTGCCGGTCCTTCGTTAGCTGTTCGACGGTCATGCGGCATCACTCCTAAAGGTTGTGTGTGTATTGCATGAACTTCAGCACATTCTGTCTAACACGGGGAGTATCTTCTTTAGTATAAGGATAACGGTTGGATGAAGCGATTTCAAATGCTTTAGGTGTCCTTGCCTTCGCGCCGGGAGGGGAATGGGTTACAATAGGAGCAGTATTAATTTCACGGAAATGAAGAGCGGGCTGCCGGTTAGTTGGACAGTCTAATATTCATCTTAGAGGAAGAGGGTAATCATCAGTGGTTTCTCATGAGGGCTTGGGGCTATTAAGCAGACTCTTTGACGGGCAGGAGCAGAGAACGACCAGCGTTCTTCCTGCGGAAATGGCGGTTTTTGAGCATTTTGCCGGAGAACAGCCGGTCACGGGAGCGGAGGATATGCTGATTCCGTTCGCTTATGAAGAGACGCTGTGCCGGGACGTTGGAGCGGGAACGGTCCCGCCGTCCCTGCATCTTTGGAGTCACCCCGGAGGGGTTGCGCTGGGTCTGCGGGACAGCAAGCTGCCCTTTGCCGCAGCAGCGATGGCGGAGCTTGAAGGGGCGGGAATCCGCACGGCAGTCCGGCATTCCGGCGGTGCCGCCGTGCCGCTTGACGCGGGGATTGTCAATGTGTCCCTGATTCTCCCGAAAGCTCCGGGCAAGCTGGACTTTCACGATGATTTCCGGCTGCTGGCCTCGCTGATTGCCGAGGCCGCAGCCGTAAGCCATCCGCAGGCCGCGGCAAGGATCAGGGCCGGAGAAATCGCCGGCTCGTACTGCCCGGGCGATTTCGATCTGGCGATCGGCGGCCGCAAGTTCTGCGGCATTGCCCAGCGCAGGCAGAGCAGCGCGTACTTCGTGCACGCGTTTGTGGTCGTCTCCGGCTCCGGACAGGAGCGCGGGGAGCTGATCCGCGGATTCTATGAGACTGCGTCCGGAGGGGACGAGTCTCTGGTCTATCCGCGGGTCCGCCCGGAGACGATTGCCGCGCTTGGCGAGCTTGGCGGGCCGGATGCAGCGGCGGTGTTTGCTGCAGTCATCCGGCAGGCGGCCGCCAGCCGGGGTGTGCAGCTGACCTCTGCCGCGCAGCTGCGGCAGGAGACGGGGTATGATCTCCAGTACAGCGATCCCCGTGTGCTGGAGGCGGCGGAGATCCTGCGGGAGCGGTATGCCCGCTGAATAAGCTTGCAGCATTAAGCTTGAATCCATAAGCTTGGATGAGTGAGGCACGATCGTGCCCTAAGTAAATAAGCGCAACGAGAAGAGCAGTGATTCCCCGGTGACGGGAGGATCACTGCTCTTCTTCTTTCGGTCATAGCTGCTCAGGCCGTACATATTCACCTGCTGGTAAAAGCAGATTCTTGGCTACAAGTACAGCTCAGGCCGCCGGTCAGTGAAGATAGGAATCTGCTGGCGCACCTCACGGACCTTTTGCAGATCAATGCTTCCGCTCAGAATCATCTCGCTCTCTGCAGCTTCACTTATAACCTCCCCCCAAGGATCAATAATCATCGAATGTCCGGCAAAGACGTTCGCCGGATCGGCTCCGGCACGGTTGCAGGCGATCACGTAGCATTGATTCTCGATCGCCCGGCTGATCAGCAGGGCACGCCAGTGGGCAAGCCGCGGCATCGGCCATTCGGCACTGACGAACAGCACCTCTGCACCAAGCGCCGTGTGGGCGCGGACCCATTCGGGGAAGCGGATATCGTAGCAGATCAGCCCGGCGCATAAAGCCCCGTCCAGGGTGAACAGCCCCTTGGCTTCCCCCGGCTGCAGATACAGATGCTCATCCATCAGCCGGAACAGATGCAGCTTGCTGTATGCACCGGCCAGCCCGCCTTCACGGTTGAAGACGAACATGCTGTTGGTAATCCCGGCAGACTGCTTGCTGGCAACAGAACCGGCCACAATGTTGATGCCGTATTCCAGCGCGAGTGAAGAGATCATGGCCTTTGTCTGTGCACCGTCTGGATCGGCAATCTGCTCCAGCCGGGTCAAATCGTATCCGGTCGTCCATAGCTCAGGCAGGATGAGGCAATCGGGCTTTGCTGCGGCAGCCCTGCGGATAAGCTGTTCCGCCGCAGCATAATTTGCCCCGGGATTGCCAAATGCTATATCGAGCTGAATCAGGGATATTTTCATGCGTCAGCCTCCTTTATAGTATGAAATTATAGTGTAATCTGCCGGCAAAGCAATCCGAAGGAGGCACTAAAAAGGAAAATAAAATAAATAGTTGACGGGTCAATTAAATCGGTGTAAACTAATTTTCGTCAAGAAGATTTTGCACAATCTATTTTTTAAATCATTAAGCTCACTACATTTTAAGGAGGTTAACATTGACGGGACATCAGCCTGACGAAGAACGCATATTTGAACTGCTGCAGGCGCTGAACAAGGGAATAAGCCCGAAGTTTGAACGATGTGCCGGCATCAGCCCCACAAGGCTCCGCCTGCTCCATGAGCTGTTCCAGGTTGAAGAGATCAGCCAGATTGCGCTGCAGAAGGAAATCGATATCGATGCCGCAGCCATTACCCGCCATTTGAAGGGTCTGGAAGAGAGCGGAATGGTCACCCGCCGTAACAACCCTGTAGACAATAGAGTTACTTTGGTCTCACTGACCCAGCAAGGGCGGGATAAGGTGCATTGCTACAAGGAAGAGAAGAACCGTTTTATCAGCAGTTTACTTACCGGATTTGACGAGCAGGACCGCAAGTCACTCGTGGATAAGCTTACCCGGCTGCAGCATAATATCAATCTACTGTAGCCTTCACCCATATACCAACTATCAAAGGAGATTATTTCACATGAATGCAACGAAAACAAATGACTTCACATCGATTATTACAGGCCGCCGCTCCGTGCGCCAATATGATCCAAGTGTCAAAATCAGCAAGGAAGAAATGACCGAAATTCTTACAGAAGCTACCCTGGCTCCATCCTCAGTAAACATGCAGCCTTGGCGCTTCCTGATCATTGAAAGTGCCGAAGCCAAAGCCAAGCTGGCGACGATCGCCAAGTTTAACCAGCAGCAGGTTGAAACCTCAGCCGCTATGATCGCTGTGTTCGGCGATTTGAACAACTTCGAGTATGCTGAAGAAATCTATGGTACTGCAGTAGAGCGCGGCTTGATGCCGAAGGAAGTGAAAGAAGGCCAGCTGTCCCGTCTGGCAGTACATTTCGCCAATCTGCCTGCGGATATCAACAGAGAAACCGTAATGATTGACGGTGGCCTGGTCTCCATGCAGCTGATGCTGGCTGCCCGTGCCCATGGATATGATACCAATGCTATCGGCGGATTCGAAAAGGACCAGATTGCCGAAATGTTCGGTATGGACAAAGAACGGTACATTCCGGTAATGCTGATCTCCATCGGGAAAGCTGCTGCCGAAGGCTACCAATCCGTACGTCTGCCGATCGATAAGATTGCGGAGTGGAAATAATCTACTAACCAGGAGGAATGAACAATGATTATTATTCATGCTACACTTCAAGTGAACCCTGAACGTGAGGAGCAATTTCTGGCAGAAGCCGAGACCCTGCTGAATGCTACACATGAGGAAGAAGGCAATATTTCTTATGAGCTGTACAAGCATGTCTCCCGGAGCAATGTCTATATTATGGTGGAGGAATGGCGTGATGCCGAAGCTGTTGCCGGTCATAATGCAAGTCCGCACTTCACCGGCTTTGCGGCCAAAGCAGGCGAATTTCTGACAGCACCGCTGGATGTTAAGGTATATAACGGAGAACTGTTCAGCAAGTAAGGGCAAGTTGTTGTGAAAAAAGCTCGCAGGAGCCTGTGTTTACATCATGCCGCCATGGCTAGGGTAGTTACCCTTCATGGGATGGCGGTGTAAGCAGGCTTCTGCGAGCTTATTTGTGCTAGAGAATGATGGGGCCCGGTGTGGCCAGTTCCGCAGCAGTGACTTCTGCCCCGGATCGCCAGCCTCCTCAGCTGGTTTCGAATTTTCTGCGCAGGGAATGGGTGAGCTCCTGTAGGTCGATGATTTTGTCGTTAACCTGTTGGGAGGAATTCATTTGATTTTCACTGCCTGCAGACAGCTGCTCCATGGAAGCCACATTCTCCTCGATAACGGCGGAAATATTCGTCATATCATTGGATATTTCCTGTGATGCTGCTTCGATAGTCTGAATGGATCCATTCAGCTCGTTAATCGCTGTCACCAGCTGGCTGATGGTTTGATACACCAGGTCGAAATCTGACATGAATTCTTTGGCAGAGGCAACAGACTCATCCGAGGTCTGTTTGCCGGTCTCCATTTGCGATACAGAAGTGGCACTTTCTTCCCGTACTTTATTGAGAATGAGCCTGATTTCTTCGGTGGAATTATTGCTTCGTTGAGCCAGTTTACGGATTTCACTCGCTACCACGGCAAACCCCTTACCATGCTCACCGGCTCTTGCGGCCTCGATCGAAGCATTCAGGGCCAGCAAATTGGTCTGGGTAGCCACGTCCTGAATTAATGAAATGATGCCTTCGATTTGTTGAGTGGACTCATTCAGGGATACAATGGTTTCCGTAGCTGTCGTAATCGTTTCGGATACGAGGGAAACCTGATCGTACAATATTCTCGTATTATGCTGGTTATCCGCGAGGGCCTGCTCGGTAGCTGCCGTTCTTTTTTGCATGGTTGAAGAGGTCTGAGAGGTCTGTTCGATCATTTTAGTGATAGATTGTACAGAATTCTCCATGCTGACCAGCGACCCGCTTTGATCACTCAGACCGGTGGATACCTCCCTGAACGATTGCAGCATCTCTGTATTCACGCGGATGTTGCCTTCCGACAGCTGAGAGACGGCAGAAGAGGTGTGGTCCAGCTCATCCGAGAGCTGCTTCACTGTCTCTAAGAGCACGATAACTTCGTTCTGCTTTATGGTCTTCTCCCTTTCAAGCTGTAAGGTGATTTTTTGCTTAGAGTTGATCTGCAGGATGGTAGCCGCTGAGGTCATAAGCAGGAACAAGGCATGAATAAGCATCATGCTAAAAGGGTAGCTCGACACTCCGAACACCAGCTCAGGGACGAGGAATAATCCAAGAATATGCTGCAGCGCAAACAAAAGGGTCATTATCAGAGTTAGCTTGATATTTTCGTAGTAGGCAACAATTGCAATCGCCATGAAAATGGAAAAGTGAAACTCTACCGTTCCGCCCCCGCCTGCGATCATGGAGAAGCTGCCGAAGGTTATGGCCAAAGTATTCAATAAAGGGATGTACTTATGTTCCCTGTTCTTGCCGTATAACCAAATGTTAATAACCAGGAAGATGACCGGAAGGGCCAGCAGCACATTCATAGAAAAAGCAAAGTCCCGGGCAATCGTTAAGGCTTCCTCTTCGTTGTGAATCATGCCCAGGCTCAGTAAATCAAACTGCCTATGCAGCAGGTGAATCAAAATACTGATGAAAATTGTTGCGGCTGACATCCAAATCATTAATCTGTTTTTGTGCTGGATCATGGTTCATCATCCCCTCATATGCAAAGCAAGTGTAGATCCCATGAACCTTCTAAACTACTAATCCTTAAGTACATATTCGACAAAACTCATAGTTTAATGGGTTCGATTAATAGGTCTATACTGCTATATAACGGTCTTTTCGCATCATATTTTTATAACATCACATGTGAAATTATGAATCGGCTGGCTTTGGGTTTCCCGAACCGCTAGAATAAACACAATATGTAATGCTATTAACGAGAGGGTGACCCGGCAATGAATATTTTCGAACCTTCCCAAGTGCTGAGTGCTTTGCCAAAGCAGTTCTTTGCTGCGCTTGTTGCCAGGGCCGGCCAGGTGGCGGCTGAAGGACATGATGTCATTAATCTCGGACAAGGCAATCCCGACAGGCCTACCCCGCCTCATATTGTAGAAGCCTTGCAGAGGGCGGCGGTTGACCCTATGAATCATAAGTACCCGCCTTTTCGCGGGCATGGCTATCTTAAAGAAGCTGCGGCAGCTTTTTATAAACGGGAGTATGGTGTAGAGCTGGACCCGCAGCGGGAGATTGCTATTCTGTTCGGCGGGAAGACCGGACTGGTTGAGGTAGTCCAGTGCCTGCTGAATCCGGGTGATACCGCACTCGTGCCGGACCCCGGGTACCCGGATTACTGGTCTGGTATTGAGCTGGCCCGGGCTGTTATGGAGATGATGCCGCTCAAGGAGGAGCGCGGGTTCCTGCCTGACTATACGGTTATATCCCCGGAAACAGCGGCCAAGGCGAAGCTGATGTTTCTTAACTACCCGAACAATCCGACCGGAGCGGTGGCTGACGAGGAGTTCTTTTTGGAGACGGTCAGGTTTGTGGAGCAGCATAACATATGTGTGGTGCATGATTTTGCCTATGCTGCGATTGGCTATGAGGGGCAGCGGCCGGTCAGCTTCCTCCAGATACCAGGGGCTAAGGAGACCGGCATCGAAATTTATACCTTGTCGAAGACCTATAATATGGCCGGCTGGCGGGTGGCCTTTGCCGCAGGAAATGCCAGTGTGATCGAGAGCCTGAATCTGCTGCAGGATCATATGTATGTCAGCTTGTTCGGGGCCGTACAGGAAGCGGCTGCGGCTGCACTGCTGGGTCCGCAGGATTGTGTACAGGAGAACGTAGACCGCTATGAAGCCAGGCGCAACACGTTGATCAGCGGCCTGCGGCAAATCGGCTGGCAGGTGGAGGCTCCGCGCGGCTCCTTCTTCACCTGGCTTCCTGTTCCGGAAGGCTACACCTCACAGAGCTTTGCGGATATGCTTTTGGAGCAGGCACATGTGGTCGTCGCCCCGGGTGTTGGCTTCGGTGCTTATGGCGAAGGCTATGTGCGGATCGGCCTGGTAAGCGATGAGGCCCGGCTGGCGGAAGCCGTGCAGCGGATCGCGGGATTGAAGCTGTTTACTGCGGAAGAATAGCTGCAACTAGCATAAGCGATATTAAGAAGAAGCGAGGTACAGAGATGAAGATCACCCTATTGAAGCATGGGATCAGGAAGAATGAGGTGTGGTTTGCTGCCGACTGCGGTGAGGGCAGGGGAATCTGGGGCGGCGGGTCTTTGCCGGATCCCGGAGCTGTGGTTGAGGCGGAATTTGAGCTGCCTGCGCTTATTATGCGCTGGGTAGATCTGGTTCCGGTAAATAGCAGTGACTGCGGGATACGCATAGACGGGGAACAGGTGATATTAACCGGTATCCTGGAGAATATTGAGGCGGACGGAACGGGGTATCTGCGGCTTGGGCCGGAACTAATCATGTTCGAATGCCTGGGTGAACCGATGGCACTAGGCGGCTGGGTGGAGATACGAACCCGGGAGCTGGCGGTCTATCCGGCGATTTAATAAGCGGAGTGAAAGTGGCGGCAAACCTATAATTATTGCATCCGCATAGCCACTCCTGAGAAAATAGGCTAAGATAAAACAACAGGTTTGAAGTACAGCTATAAGGAGCAGAAGTCCAATGAACAGCGATATTCAACAATTTAAGACGGAATTTTTCAAGGCGCTGGCTCATCCGATGCGGATCCGCATCCTGGAACTGCTGAGCGAAGGCGAGAAGAATGTGAATGAGCTGCAGGCGATTCTCGGTTCGGAAGGCTCTGCGGTATCCCAGCAGCTGGCCGTCCTCCGCGCCAAGAATGTGGTAGCAAGCGTCAAGGAAGGGACTACGGTGATTTATTCTCTGCGTGATCCCCTGATTAAGGACCTGCTGGCGGTGGCCAGACAGATTTTCGATAACCATCTCGTGAATGCAATATCCCTCCTGGAGGGCATCCGCAGCGAATAAAATCCGCCCTCAGCAGGGTGGATTTTCCGTTGACAAGAACGGCAGGCAGGAGTATTGTTGCTCATATATTCAAATAATCAGATATTTAAAGAAAAGAAGGTTAGATGATGACAGGGTGGGGCCGTTTTCAAGGCTATAACATTGCTTCTCTGCGGAAGGATATCATTTCAGGGACAATCGTCGGCGTTATTGCCATCCCGCTCGGGATGGCATTTGCTATTGCATCCGGTGTAAAACCGGAGTATGGAATTTATACGACCATCGTAGCCGGGATACTGATCTCTTTATTCGGCGGCTCGAAATTTCAGATTGGCGGGCCTACAGGCGCGTTCATTCCGATTCTATTCGCAATCGCCATGGAATACGGCTATGAGAATCTGCTGATTGCAGGGATGATGGCCGGAGTTATTCTTGTGGTTATGGGCCTATTAAGGCTTGGGGTACTGATAAAATTTATTCCGAAGCCGGTAACCATCGGCTTTACAGCCGGGATTGCCGTCATTATCTTTACCGGGCAAATCGGGAATTTCCTCGGGCTTAAGGGAATTAAACGCCATGAAGCCTTCATCGACAATATGAAGGAACTTGGCATGCATATCTCGACGGTGAACCTGTATAGTGTGCTGACCGCTGCAATATGCTTTGCGGTAGTCGTGCTGGGGCTGCGCTTTGCCCCCAAGGTACCGGGATCACTGGTCGGGCTGCTGTGCGCCAGCGTGGTTGCGGCGCTATTCTTCAGCGGTAAAGTCACTACCATCGGCTCTGCTTACGGCGATATTCCGAACACGCTGCCGAGCTTTCACTTTCCGGTGATTACCTGGGAGCGGATCAGGCATCTGCTCCGCCCGGCGTTTGTGATCGCCATGCTGGGTGCGATTGAATCGCTGCTGTCGGCGGTGGTCGCTGACGGAATGTCCGGCAGCCGCCATAACAGCAACCGGGAACTGATCGGCCAGGGCATCGCGAATATTGCCGCGCCGATGTTCGGGGGAATCCCGGCGACAGGCGCGATTGCCAGAACGGCAACGAATATCCGCAGCGGGGCTGCTTCTCCGCTGTCAGGTGTAATTCACGGCGTCGTAGTGTTCCTTATTCTATTGTTGTTTGCACCGTATGCCTCCAGTATTCCGCTTGCAGCTATGGCCCCGATCCTGATGGTGGTTGCCTGGAATATGAGCGAGCGCAAGCAGTTCCTGCAGCTGCTGAAGCTGGGAACCGGGGATTCCCTTGTACTGGCCATTACCTTCCTCTTGACGGTATTCGCGGATTTAACGGTAGCCGTGGAAGTAGGGCTGGTATTGGCCGTAATTCTGTTCGTCAAACGGATGGGTGAGACCCATCTGGTCGCCAAGGTACTGCCTGATCCTGCATCGGTAAAGGTAGCGGCGCATATGGTGACAGACAGCCATGATTGCCCGCAGATCGGAATTTATAATGTGGAGGGGCCACTATTTTTCGGGGCTGCTTACAGGTTTAATGATACGATGCCGGAGCTTGGCCCTGGCCAGGCGAAGCTTATTATCCTTCGTATGGGTAAGGTGCCGTTTATTGACACCACAGGTGAGGCCAATCTGGCGGAGCTTGTGAAACAGCTGAAGGCAGATGGGGGCAAGCTGATGATTACCGGTGCCCAGCCCCAGCCGTATGATCTGCTGAAGAGAACAGGCCTGTACGACAAAATCGGAGCCGAGCATTTCTTTGATCATACTGGAGATGCCATTAATGCAGCACTGGGAATGATTCATACAGACCGCTGCGCAGGCTGCAGGCATGCCGCGTTCCGGGAATGCGCAGCGTTATCCGGAATGGAGGAAGTGCCGGGCAGAGGCGTCTTCAAAGGCAGAAAGCCGGCAGTGGCGGGAAAGCTCAGCAGCGGAATTCAGTAGGTCATAACTTCCATAATTTCAAATAAATATAACAGCCTGGGTGCATCCTGATGCCCGGGCTGTTATATTTATTATGGACTGGTGAATACCCTATTTGTACATAACTAACTGTACTCTATGTAATCTGGATAAGGAGATTGTACCCCGATGAAGGAACTTAATTATGGCAAGGTGTTTATGTTACTCGCTGGACTGTCCCTGGCTACTTTGGGTGTATACCGCGTAGTTTCGCTGCGGACGGACAATTTTTACGATTTTTTGCTCTGGAACTTTTTCCTGGCCTGGATTCCCTTTTTGTTCTCAAGTGCCGCATATATGCTGGATAAGCGGAAGGTAGGCGGGCTCCTGCTGCTGCCGCTGGGAATTGCCTGGCTGCTGTTTTTTCCAAACGCGCCGTATCTGATGACAGATCTCCTGCACCTGACCGCGAGAAAAAGCATCTATATTGTCGGCGGAGAAGTGCAGAGCCGGTTCTGGTATGATCTGGTTACCTTGCTTCTGTTCACCTGGAGCGGCTGGCTGACGGGATTCTTCTCCCTGTACCAGTTTCAGAACGTGATCTGCCGCAAAAGCAATCTTGTGTTTTCCTGGATTTTTGTATTCGCAGCATGTGCGCTGGGGGGGTATGGCGTGCTCCTTGGCCGGGTATACCGGCTGAACAGCTGGGATGTACTGACAGACCGCCATCAATTGTATCAGCTGGTCGAGGACAGCCTGAACCGGCAATCGCTGTTCTTCAGCCTGTTTGTGGCGGTTGTTCTGCTGGTGATTTATACTACGCTGTATTTCCTGCTGAACGGACTGGGCAGCGGCGGCAGCCGGAGGGCTTATGCCAGAGGCGGCAGAAGCTGATCCTCCGGATCCGGCCCCGGATGGAACTGGAACCTCTCCAGGTCGATCCCGCCATTGTCCACAAAGTGCACCCCTTCCCCAAGCAGATATAGCTTCTGGAGGGAG encodes:
- a CDS encoding methyl-accepting chemotaxis protein; this translates as MIQHKNRLMIWMSAATIFISILIHLLHRQFDLLSLGMIHNEEEALTIARDFAFSMNVLLALPVIFLVINIWLYGKNREHKYIPLLNTLAITFGSFSMIAGGGGTVEFHFSIFMAIAIVAYYENIKLTLIMTLLFALQHILGLFLVPELVFGVSSYPFSMMLIHALFLLMTSAATILQINSKQKITLQLEREKTIKQNEVIVLLETVKQLSDELDHTSSAVSQLSEGNIRVNTEMLQSFREVSTGLSDQSGSLVSMENSVQSITKMIEQTSQTSSTMQKRTAATEQALADNQHNTRILYDQVSLVSETITTATETIVSLNESTQQIEGIISLIQDVATQTNLLALNASIEAARAGEHGKGFAVVASEIRKLAQRSNNSTEEIRLILNKVREESATSVSQMETGKQTSDESVASAKEFMSDFDLVYQTISQLVTAINELNGSIQTIEAASQEISNDMTNISAVIEENVASMEQLSAGSENQMNSSQQVNDKIIDLQELTHSLRRKFETS
- a CDS encoding pyridoxal phosphate-dependent aminotransferase; this encodes MNIFEPSQVLSALPKQFFAALVARAGQVAAEGHDVINLGQGNPDRPTPPHIVEALQRAAVDPMNHKYPPFRGHGYLKEAAAAFYKREYGVELDPQREIAILFGGKTGLVEVVQCLLNPGDTALVPDPGYPDYWSGIELARAVMEMMPLKEERGFLPDYTVISPETAAKAKLMFLNYPNNPTGAVADEEFFLETVRFVEQHNICVVHDFAYAAIGYEGQRPVSFLQIPGAKETGIEIYTLSKTYNMAGWRVAFAAGNASVIESLNLLQDHMYVSLFGAVQEAAAAALLGPQDCVQENVDRYEARRNTLISGLRQIGWQVEAPRGSFFTWLPVPEGYTSQSFADMLLEQAHVVVAPGVGFGAYGEGYVRIGLVSDEARLAEAVQRIAGLKLFTAEE
- a CDS encoding ArsR/SmtB family transcription factor, whose translation is MNSDIQQFKTEFFKALAHPMRIRILELLSEGEKNVNELQAILGSEGSAVSQQLAVLRAKNVVASVKEGTTVIYSLRDPLIKDLLAVARQIFDNHLVNAISLLEGIRSE
- a CDS encoding SulP family inorganic anion transporter; amino-acid sequence: MTGWGRFQGYNIASLRKDIISGTIVGVIAIPLGMAFAIASGVKPEYGIYTTIVAGILISLFGGSKFQIGGPTGAFIPILFAIAMEYGYENLLIAGMMAGVILVVMGLLRLGVLIKFIPKPVTIGFTAGIAVIIFTGQIGNFLGLKGIKRHEAFIDNMKELGMHISTVNLYSVLTAAICFAVVVLGLRFAPKVPGSLVGLLCASVVAALFFSGKVTTIGSAYGDIPNTLPSFHFPVITWERIRHLLRPAFVIAMLGAIESLLSAVVADGMSGSRHNSNRELIGQGIANIAAPMFGGIPATGAIARTATNIRSGAASPLSGVIHGVVVFLILLLFAPYASSIPLAAMAPILMVVAWNMSERKQFLQLLKLGTGDSLVLAITFLLTVFADLTVAVEVGLVLAVILFVKRMGETHLVAKVLPDPASVKVAAHMVTDSHDCPQIGIYNVEGPLFFGAAYRFNDTMPELGPGQAKLIILRMGKVPFIDTTGEANLAELVKQLKADGGKLMITGAQPQPYDLLKRTGLYDKIGAEHFFDHTGDAINAALGMIHTDRCAGCRHAAFRECAALSGMEEVPGRGVFKGRKPAVAGKLSSGIQ
- a CDS encoding DUF1361 domain-containing protein; translated protein: MKELNYGKVFMLLAGLSLATLGVYRVVSLRTDNFYDFLLWNFFLAWIPFLFSSAAYMLDKRKVGGLLLLPLGIAWLLFFPNAPYLMTDLLHLTARKSIYIVGGEVQSRFWYDLVTLLLFTWSGWLTGFFSLYQFQNVICRKSNLVFSWIFVFAACALGGYGVLLGRVYRLNSWDVLTDRHQLYQLVEDSLNRQSLFFSLFVAVVLLVIYTTLYFLLNGLGSGGSRRAYARGGRS